Proteins found in one Nostoc sp. NIES-3756 genomic segment:
- a CDS encoding PAS domain S-box protein yields the protein MNIPRLRLLKQNDEKALVIVAQNTPVVEAIAQMYQIQSSCVLVRNQHKLVGIITQTDVIRAIAQQSKFAQMSVEELMSQPVMTIKESELEDLTHILQCFHEHKISHLPVVDSKGKILGVVTLEQAKTAQLEQEIAQKEQLSHLLSQKDAQYHASQAKLNDVINNAIGTAIVSFRVYPNYDWEYEYYSIGCETIFGYTSQELFSDKQLWLSRVHPQDRETVIIPAYADIFAGKPFNLEYRFYHKDGSLRWLGSTYTSRYDSQADCWIVIATNIDISELKQAEAALRHSEERWQLAIAGTDEAIWDWDITTNHTYRSDRWFEMLGYERHQLSSFNDEWRILLHPDDYNYVIATKEAYLKREIPLYYAEYRLQCRDDYYRWFRSRAKAVWDEQGNPIRLVGSLADITERKEAETALLRSEAQYRLLFENNPNPMWIFDPETLRFLAVNQAAIHKYGYSQAEFLSMTLCDIRPHEEIPVLLSSMPDINISTSIFTCETKHRTRDGTEIDIEINSHLITWLGKPAKFVLAKDITEQKAAQIELQQIEAQLRESKHFIEQVISHSPQILYIFDPITGSNVYLNRQSEDILGYPPEEIQQRGAQFFLDVLHPDDLPLLERNLNHWENAADGEVLTTECRMKHKDGTWRWLRSREVVFARDENNRPNKVLGTTQDITDSKLAELEIIHSRDLLQAIYNESADALFLVSPQTLLIIDCNQRAVELFVASSKAELIGIEGQTLQKQRFTPDEINSVIAELNYLGFWSREVEYITKQGDSFWGNLAVKQIYVAGEEIHLVRVTDISQRKLAELALHERKAMLRSIGDNLPNGAVYQVIRELDGSDRFTYLSAGIERLMEIKAEDALRDSSLLYRQFTPEDSLRLEQAVNESRLNLSVFNIQLRVQTPRGHLKWLHFRSTPRVLPDNRVAWDGLVVDITDIKLTEEILRQSEARLAESQQVARLGNWDYDLATGKITWSKGLFELFQRDPAWDAPNYEEHLLLYHPEDRPKLHQAVECTISTGQSYKLILRVFKADGTMMYIEAIGNAQFNSQGKIIRLYGTAQDISERQSALIEREQAEAALRESERRFRGIFNNTFQFTGLLTVEGILLEANQTALTFAGIQSQDVINRPFWETHWWQISPQTQEKLKQAITLAAQGEFIRYEVDVLGANNQIATIDFSLRPLHDETGQVVLLIPEGRDISERQAVLRERQRAEQELQEKEQFLSSIYNGVSNPIFVIDVVDDDFRIIGLNPAYERITGLLLHEIKGKTLQQIFPETVAATVKKHYQDCIQAGETITYEEYFYVRQQDTWWITNLTPLKDENSHVYRIIGSSINITEQKRAQQMLELQAVITRNMAEGLCLVRFNDGVIVYTNPKFDQIFGYDVGELIGQHISIINYEDGNTIATEVHEAIAAAVMQDGEATYEVYNIKKDGTPFWCRATTSVVEHPEHGKVFVAVQQDITEQRQTEEKVKSSLKEKEVLLKEIHHRVKNNLGIVSSLLQMQSRRTQDHQASAILRDSQNRIASIALVHEKLYRSDDLANIDFAQYIPDLTTHLFDSYNVSSNCIRLNTKVEDVSLDIETAIPCGLIINELVSNALKYAFSDNLGGEIQVKLYQEKDQTLTLIVQDNGIGLPAEFDSKKAKTLGLTLVQGLVKQLRGQLEIQSQAGTEFKISFMPSRVYT from the coding sequence ATGAATATTCCCCGACTGCGTTTGTTGAAGCAAAACGATGAAAAAGCATTGGTGATAGTCGCGCAAAATACACCAGTGGTTGAAGCGATCGCGCAGATGTATCAAATCCAAAGCAGTTGTGTACTAGTTAGGAATCAACACAAGTTAGTAGGTATTATTACACAAACAGATGTGATACGAGCGATCGCCCAGCAAAGCAAGTTTGCACAGATGTCTGTCGAAGAACTGATGAGTCAACCCGTCATGACTATCAAGGAGTCAGAGCTTGAGGATTTAACCCATATCTTACAGTGTTTCCATGAGCATAAAATTAGTCACTTACCCGTAGTTGATAGTAAGGGGAAAATATTAGGTGTGGTGACATTAGAACAGGCTAAAACCGCACAATTAGAACAAGAAATAGCCCAAAAAGAGCAACTATCCCACCTACTATCCCAAAAAGATGCTCAGTATCATGCCTCACAAGCAAAGTTAAATGATGTTATTAATAACGCCATTGGTACTGCCATTGTCAGTTTTCGAGTATACCCTAATTACGATTGGGAATATGAATACTACTCTATTGGCTGTGAAACTATTTTTGGTTATACATCACAGGAATTATTCAGCGATAAGCAATTGTGGTTATCAAGAGTACATCCACAAGATAGAGAAACAGTAATCATACCAGCTTATGCAGATATCTTTGCTGGGAAACCTTTTAATTTGGAGTACCGCTTTTATCACAAAGATGGCTCTTTGCGTTGGCTTGGTTCTACTTACACTTCTCGCTACGACTCGCAAGCAGACTGCTGGATTGTCATAGCCACCAACATTGATATTAGTGAACTCAAACAAGCAGAAGCAGCTTTGCGACATAGTGAAGAACGGTGGCAATTAGCGATCGCCGGTACTGATGAAGCCATTTGGGATTGGGATATAACTACTAACCATACCTACCGTTCAGACCGTTGGTTTGAGATGTTAGGATATGAACGCCACCAACTGAGTAGCTTTAATGATGAATGGAGGATTCTTCTTCATCCTGATGATTATAACTATGTAATAGCCACTAAAGAAGCTTATTTAAAACGGGAAATACCTTTATATTATGCCGAGTATCGTCTGCAATGCAGAGATGACTACTATAGGTGGTTTCGTTCACGGGCTAAAGCCGTTTGGGATGAACAAGGAAATCCCATCCGCTTAGTTGGTTCATTGGCAGATATTACAGAACGCAAAGAAGCGGAAACAGCTTTATTGCGATCGGAAGCTCAATATCGCTTGCTGTTTGAAAATAATCCCAATCCCATGTGGATTTTTGACCCCGAAACTCTGCGTTTTCTGGCTGTAAATCAGGCGGCAATTCACAAATATGGCTACTCCCAAGCAGAATTTCTATCAATGACACTTTGTGATATTCGACCCCATGAAGAAATTCCCGTTTTGTTAAGTTCCATGCCTGATATCAATATCTCTACTTCCATCTTCACCTGTGAAACAAAACATCGTACACGGGATGGGACAGAAATAGATATAGAGATTAATTCTCATCTCATCACTTGGTTAGGCAAGCCAGCAAAATTTGTCTTAGCGAAAGATATTACAGAACAAAAAGCTGCACAGATCGAACTCCAACAAATTGAGGCGCAACTGCGCGAAAGCAAACATTTTATTGAGCAAGTTATTAGTCATTCTCCCCAGATTTTATATATTTTTGACCCAATAACAGGTAGTAATGTTTATCTCAATCGCCAGTCTGAGGATATTTTAGGTTATCCTCCAGAAGAAATTCAGCAACGAGGCGCTCAGTTTTTCTTGGATGTTTTGCATCCTGATGACTTACCTTTATTAGAACGGAACCTTAACCATTGGGAAAATGCAGCTGATGGCGAGGTATTAACAACTGAGTGCCGAATGAAGCATAAAGATGGTACTTGGCGCTGGTTGCGGTCACGAGAGGTAGTATTTGCTAGGGATGAAAATAACCGTCCTAATAAAGTTCTCGGTACAACTCAAGATATTACTGATAGCAAACTGGCTGAATTAGAAATTATTCATAGTCGAGATTTACTACAAGCTATTTATAATGAATCTGCCGATGCTCTGTTTCTGGTAAGTCCACAAACACTGCTGATCATAGATTGTAATCAACGCGCAGTAGAATTATTTGTCGCCTCTAGTAAAGCAGAATTAATTGGTATTGAGGGTCAAACTCTACAAAAACAACGGTTTACCCCTGATGAAATAAATAGCGTTATCGCAGAACTTAATTATTTAGGATTTTGGAGTCGAGAAGTCGAATATATCACCAAGCAAGGTGATTCTTTTTGGGGAAACCTAGCTGTTAAACAAATTTACGTTGCTGGGGAAGAAATTCACTTAGTACGTGTGACAGATATTAGCCAACGCAAACTAGCAGAACTTGCCCTGCATGAGCGGAAAGCTATGTTGCGGAGTATAGGAGATAATCTGCCTAATGGGGCAGTATATCAGGTAATCCGTGAATTAGATGGGAGCGATCGCTTCACTTACCTAAGTGCGGGAATTGAAAGACTGATGGAAATTAAAGCTGAAGATGCCCTAAGAGATTCAAGTCTACTCTACCGCCAGTTTACCCCCGAGGATTCGCTGCGCTTAGAACAAGCTGTTAATGAGTCTCGTTTAAATTTATCTGTATTCAATATACAGCTACGAGTACAAACCCCCAGAGGTCATTTGAAATGGCTACATTTTCGTTCTACTCCCCGTGTATTACCAGATAACCGTGTAGCTTGGGATGGGTTAGTTGTTGATATTACTGACATTAAACTTACCGAAGAAATATTACGCCAGAGTGAAGCACGATTAGCCGAGTCCCAGCAGGTCGCTCGTCTGGGTAACTGGGATTATGATTTAGCTACCGGAAAAATTACTTGGTCTAAGGGGTTGTTTGAACTGTTTCAAAGAGATCCAGCATGGGATGCACCAAACTATGAAGAACATTTGCTACTTTACCACCCTGAGGATCGGCCAAAATTACACCAAGCAGTAGAATGCACTATTTCCACAGGCCAATCTTATAAATTGATTCTACGTGTATTTAAAGCTGATGGGACGATGATGTATATTGAGGCGATCGGCAACGCACAGTTTAATTCCCAAGGAAAAATAATTCGTCTTTACGGAACTGCTCAGGACATTAGCGAGCGGCAATCTGCTCTCATTGAGCGCGAACAAGCAGAAGCCGCCTTACGAGAAAGTGAAAGACGATTTAGGGGCATTTTTAATAATACATTCCAGTTTACAGGATTGCTGACAGTTGAAGGTATTTTGCTAGAGGCCAACCAGACTGCGCTAACTTTTGCAGGAATACAATCCCAAGATGTAATTAATCGCCCATTTTGGGAAACTCATTGGTGGCAGATTTCACCACAAACTCAAGAAAAATTAAAACAAGCAATTACTTTAGCGGCTCAAGGAGAGTTTATCCGTTATGAAGTAGATGTTTTAGGAGCCAATAATCAAATAGCAACCATTGATTTCTCCTTGCGCCCACTGCATGATGAGACAGGGCAAGTTGTTTTGTTAATTCCCGAAGGTCGTGATATTAGTGAGCGCCAAGCCGTACTGCGTGAACGCCAAAGAGCCGAACAGGAACTTCAGGAGAAAGAACAGTTTTTAAGCAGTATTTATAATGGCGTAAGTAATCCAATTTTTGTTATAGACGTTGTAGATGATGATTTTCGTATTATAGGCTTAAACCCTGCTTATGAGAGAATCACAGGCTTGCTGTTGCATGAAATAAAAGGCAAAACTCTACAACAGATTTTCCCAGAAACTGTAGCCGCAACTGTCAAAAAACACTATCAAGATTGTATCCAGGCTGGAGAAACTATTACTTATGAAGAATACTTTTATGTAAGACAACAAGATACTTGGTGGATTACTAACCTTACTCCCCTAAAAGATGAAAACTCACATGTTTACCGCATTATTGGTAGTAGCATTAACATCACTGAACAAAAACGCGCTCAACAGATGTTAGAGTTACAGGCTGTCATTACGCGGAATATGGCAGAGGGGTTATGCTTAGTTCGCTTTAATGATGGTGTAATTGTCTATACTAATCCCAAATTTGATCAGATATTTGGTTATGATGTAGGTGAATTAATTGGTCAGCATATCTCAATTATTAACTATGAAGATGGGAACACTATAGCTACAGAAGTTCATGAGGCGATCGCGGCGGCTGTCATGCAAGATGGTGAGGCTACCTATGAAGTCTACAATATCAAAAAAGATGGCACTCCCTTCTGGTGTCGGGCAACCACATCGGTTGTAGAACATCCTGAACATGGCAAAGTTTTTGTTGCTGTTCAACAAGATATTACAGAGCAAAGACAAACAGAAGAGAAAGTTAAATCTTCCCTCAAAGAAAAAGAAGTATTACTCAAAGAAATTCACCATCGAGTTAAGAATAATTTAGGCATCGTTAGCAGTTTATTACAAATGCAGAGCAGGCGTACCCAAGACCATCAAGCAAGTGCCATCCTCCGCGATAGTCAAAACCGCATTGCTTCAATTGCTCTGGTACATGAAAAACTCTACCGCTCTGATGATTTAGCTAACATAGATTTCGCTCAATATATTCCCGATCTCACAACTCACCTGTTTGACTCGTATAATGTTAGTTCCAACTGTATTCGATTGAATACTAAAGTTGAGGATGTCAGTTTGGATATCGAAACCGCAATTCCTTGTGGCTTGATTATTAATGAACTAGTTTCTAATGCTTTGAAATACGCCTTTAGCGATAATCTTGGCGGCGAAATTCAAGTTAAGTTATACCAAGAAAAAGACCAAACATTAACACTGATTGTTCAAGATAATGGTATTGGCTTACCTGCGGAATTTGATAGCAAAAAAGCAAAAACACTCGGTTTAACTCTAGTTCAAGGTTTAGTCAAGCAACTAAGAGGTCAATTAGAAATCCAAAGCCAAGCAGGAACCGAATTTAAAATTTCTTTTATGCCAAGCAGAGTATACACATGA